The following coding sequences lie in one Gadus macrocephalus chromosome 1, ASM3116895v1 genomic window:
- the tspy gene encoding testis specific protein Y-linked isoform X1 — protein MSESVGCKQAPTKRCAPPEDESGPTPFKLPKVTDTSNEKPSTSQSCTSKEVERKETTGNGAITVGQGEPSSAKTDQTETHTSGTVEAHSSDLPGTINARGDGGGHECPPSTSTDQSDDSAAIAAAEALASLTAGAGEDSKKTSSSSNKVKRDERESKVKLGVRDSLKQSLKTLAAAADSSTSVHSVARGDVEDIPDTEEEDPGTTPASSSTPSSSLPSDNEDDEEDGECAIVSVKMAPEIRQSVTLLAQVQMRLETLEKKSVRLHQRLDMKMNRQRRPHLDQRRTITQSIPGFWVTALLNHPHLSAHIDETDEDALSYMIDLEIESFKNSKLGSRIRFHFRRNPYFQNNVIMKEVHVGMGGSPVSFSNPILWHRGQNLMVHSDPRNGDGVYQTFFSWFSDHSNPGRDDIAQILKDDLYRDPLRYYLTPLWEPRENGSASGARAADNSNGDDCVVISDSDDDDDDDEQSDTGVGHSREQKEEEEEDEEEEEEEEEEEEEEEGEDKGQGSDYSDQEPREEEEEDSFGDKDEDVYVEDVEESPGDPKAKDQEDEEDIDVDEDERKD, from the exons ATGAGTGAGTCGGTGGGGTGCAAGCAAGCACCAACAAAACGATGCGCGCCACCCGAGGATGAGAGTGGCCCTACCCCCTTCAAGCTTCCCAAAGTAACCGACACATCAAACGAAAAACCATCAACTTCACAAAGTTGCACGAGCAAGGAAGTCGAACGCAAAGAAACTACCGGTAATGGTGCGATTACGGTAGGCCAAGGGGAACCTTCTTCTGCAAAAACCGACCAGACGGAAACACACACGAGCGGTACCGTTGAAGCACATTCGTCGGATCTCCCGGGTACCATAAATGCacgaggagatggtggaggacaTGAGTGTCCTCCATCAACTTCCACGGACCAATCAGATGATTCAGCAGCTATCGCGGCTGCTGAGGCACTAGCCAGTCTAActgcaggagctggagaggaTAGTAAAAAAACCTCTTCATCATCCAATAAAGTGAAACGGGATGAAAGGGAGAGTAAAGTCAAACTTGGGGTTCGGGACTCCTTAAAGCAATCCTTAAAGACGCTGGCAGCTGCAGCAGACAGCTCCACCTCTGTGCACAGTGTGGCCAGAGGGGATGTGGAAGACATCCCAGATACAGAAGAGGAAGACCCCGGCACGacaccggcctcctcctccacgccaagctcctctctcccctccgacAACGAGGACGATGAAGAAGATGGCGAGTGCGCCATAGTCTCCGTCAAGATGGCCCCTGAGATCCGGCAGTCGGTGACCCTGCTGGCGCAGGTACAGATGAGGCTGGAGACCCTGGAGAAGAAGAGCGTCCGCCTTCATCAGAGGCTCGACATGAAGATGAACCGGCAGCGGCGGCCTCACCTGGACCAGCGTCGGACCATCACCCAGTCTATCCCGGGCTTCTGGGTCACCGCT CTGTTGAACCACCCGCATCTCTCCGCTCACATCGACGAGACCGATGAGGACGCACTCAGTTACATGATCGACCTCGAG ATCGAGTCTTTCAAGAACAGCAAACTGGGTTCCAGGATCCGCTTCCACTTCAGGAGGAACCCGTACTTCCAGAACAACGTCATCATGAAGGAGGTGCACGTCGGGATGGGAG GATCCCCGGTGTCCTTCTCCAACCCCATCCTCTGGCACCGTGGGCAGAACCTGATGGTGCACAGCGACCCCAGGAACGGCGATGGCGTCTACCAGACCTTCTTCAGCTGGTTCAGTGACCATAGCAACCCGGGCCGAGACGACATAGCGCAG ATACTTAAGGATGACCTTTACCGGGACCCCCTGAGGTACTACCTGACCCCTCTGTGGGAACCCCGCGAGAACGGCAG TGCCAGCGGAGCGAGGGCGGCGGACAACAGCAACGGGGACGACTGCGTGGTGATCTCCGACTcggatgacgacgacgacgacgacgagcaGAGTGACACCGGAGTGGGTCACAGccgggagcagaaggaggaggaggaggaggatgaggaggaggaagaggaagaagaagaagaggaggaggaggaggagggagaagataAAGGACAAG GCTCCGACTACAGCGACCAGGAGccaagggaagaggaggaagaggattcGTTTGGTGATAAAGACGAAGATGTGTATGTGGAAGATGTAGAGGAGTCACCCGGGGACCCGAAGGCCAAagaccaggaggatgaggaggacatTGATGTCGACGAGGACGAGAGAAAAGATTGA
- the LOC132463011 gene encoding mucin-2-like isoform X1 — MSFLTIPSQDGLFTTVKAGTSAEDGDSSTTCPADDDDEEEDDDEDDGSEEVNFIPRCSPIPRKRGQSIFDEADEYMRIQLSLPAARRRVAFADTTGGDLVDVREFVAFDSDQEEDPRYEAEAAHAREPTYRIHTEFHVATRSALAEAVQTHKVEVEMLSPIENEPLAFSGIVRVLNISYHKAVYIRSTMDHWATYFDHPAEYVQESSDGETDAFCFKLSFASPYDTHGSSIEFVVRYETSDGDFWANNSQLNYVVTLLVSYEDHLTPVNTDTKQELRGILKAPKFYSMDNDGQHMDEEDLSTSSQPQHVGPKPVCPVIIHPEIDLETADDTFGAPRSPNQELQSLDDAQCDEASMPHQSPYMSCRNTTDQPFHVLSPVHTAPQSSESPSLPSVPCESVNQISERLVEAISWSALQNDPTPFQPHTPSSSTSSLAADEEQGKDSFALDKLIPFTATQSPIMEASSHLSSEDDEVEMLTLRDGKVKLAQTFSRGEIDLFDEKVKHLDSESDECTSGSSPRNEITPDNVEGKWRFCKTEEETLQTAALESLNNAGVPDVPSTPNTQLPAASEMLTEQPPSKVQHLDLLEISMTTKVGNTYTGKAHSCLLTQLELLSVERETEQERGETPAVLMSHSDDPYDKEQNTKVYEEEATPGDAAALLEEDEKVQQETLSSDIGQTNGEQSSMFQSTNTDNPFELGTSVKNNLLYPSDSEATATQTSLVDPDTIFRDAFDDLRETSQRPEEESIDLVSPDTCLTPPAPESPPRYGSPPSIGSSELSTTPSVDSTATSPLCVPKAESQVFLGEERQAATSNAVADTNTSATSDVNVCDATQGRKEVVEPPQTPSDSSSAYPPYTSLTAEEPLTSHPMCKVGKNLRLSITFLGGAICVSVVMADPSSLFIVGLVLSALFFLIASD; from the exons ATGTCGTTCTTAACTATTCCAAGTCAAGATGGTCTTTTCACCACTGTGAAAGCAGGTACATCTGCCGAAGACGGAGACAGTAGCACTACGTGTCCagcggatgatgatgatgaggaggaggatgacgacgAAGACGATGGCAGCGAGGAAGTTAATTTCATCCCGAGATGCTCTCCTATCCCAAGGAAGCGAGGCCAATCGATATTTGATGAGGCGGACGAGTATATGCGTATACAGTTGTCTCTGCCTGCAGCCAGGAGAAGGGTAGCGTTCGCTGACACAACAGGTGGGGATCTGGTCGATGTAAGGGAATTTGTTGCCTTCGATTCTGATCAAGAAGAGGACCCAAGGTATGAAGCGGAGGCTGCACATGCAAGAGAGCCCACCtaccgcatacacacagaatTCCACGTGGCAACGAGAAGTGCCCTGGCAGAGGCTGTTCAAACACACAAGGTGGAAGTTGAAATGCTGTCCCCCATAGAGAACGAACCCCTTGCCTTCAGTGGGATCGTACGAGTGCTCAACATCTCCTACCATAAAGCGGTGTACATCAGGTCCACCATGGACCACTGGGCCACCTACTTCGATCATCCAGCTGAATATGTCCAGGAGTCAAGTGATGGAGAGACTGATGCGTTCTGTTTCAAGTTGTCCTTCGCCTCACCTTATGACACCCATGGTTCCAGCATTGAGTTTGTTGTTCGCTATGAAACCTCTGATGGGGACTTCTGGGCCAACAACTCACAGTTGAATTATGTGGTGACCCTCTTAGTGTCTTACGAAGATCATTTAACTCCAGTAAACACTGACACAAAACAAGAATTACGAGGGATCCTGAAAGCCCCTAAGTTTTACAG tATGGACAACGATGGACAACATATGGATGAAG AGGACCTGAGCACCTCCTCCCAACCACAGCATGTCGGGCCTAAACCTGTTTGCCCAGTTATCATTCATCCAGAGATCGACTTAGAG ACTGCCGATGACACATTTGGTGCCCCACGGTCACCGAACCAAGAGCTCCAATCTCTTGACGATGCACAGTGCGATGAAGCCAGTATGCCCCACCAATCACCTTATATGTCTTGTCGTAACACAACTGACCAACCATTCCATGTTCTATCTCCAGTTCACACTGCACCTCAGTCCAGTGAGTCACCCTCCCTACCTTCAGTCCCCTGTGAATCGGTCAACCAGATTTCAGAGCGTTTAGTAGAAGCCATCAGCTGGTCCGCACTGCAGAACGATCCGACCCCCTTTCAGCCTCACACACCGAGCTCCAGCACCAGCTCTCTGGCAGCAGATGAGGAGCAGGGCAAAGACAGCTTTGCCCTCGATAAACTTATACCATTCACTGCTACTCAGTCCCCTATTATGGAGGCCAGCAGCCATCTTAGTAGTGAGGATGATGAAGTAGAGATGTTGACCTTGAGAGATGGAAAGGTCAAGCTAGCACAAACGTTTTCCAGAGGAGAGATAGACTTGTTTGATGAAAAAGTAAAGCATTTAGATTCAGAATCCGATGAGTGCACATCTGGAAGTAGCCCCCGAAATGAGATCACCCCGGACAACGTTGAAGGCAAGTGGAGATTCTGTAAGACGGAGGAGGAAACCTTACAGACGGCAGCATTGGAGAGCTTGAACAACGCCGGTGTTCCAGATGTTCCATCCACACCTAACACACAGCTGCCTGCAGCATCTGAAATGCTAACTGAGCAACCACCTTCCAAAGTTCAACATTTGGACCTTCTGGAGATATCTATGACCACAAAAGTGGGGAATACATATACTGGTAAAGCACATTCATGCCTGTTGACGCAGTTGGAGTTGCTaagcgtagagagagagacagaacaagagagaggagagacaccgGCTGTCTTGATGAGCCATTCAGACGATCCTTATGACAaagaacaaaacacaaaggTGTATGAAGAAGAAGCAACACCAGGAGATGCTGCCGCATTATTAGAGGAGGACGAGAAGGTCCAACAAGAAACACTGAGTTCAGACATCGGTCAGACCAATGGAGAACAAAGCTCAATGTTCCAAAGCACTAATACTGACAATCCATTTGAACTTGGCACATCAGTAAAAAACAACTTGCTATATCCGTCTGATTCTGAGGCGACAGCAACACAGACCTCGCTGGTTGACCCCGATACGATATTTAGAGACGCATTTGATGACCTAAGAGAGACGAGCCAAAGACCAGAAGAGGAATCCATTGATTTAGTGAGCCCAGATACGTGTCTCACTCCCCCAGCTCCAGAATCTCCCCCTAGGTACGGCTCTCCTCCTTCAATCGGATCTAGCGAGCTATCTACCACGCCGTCGGTGGATTCCACTGCTACATCTCCTCTCTGCGTTCCCAAAGCAGAGAGTCAGGTGTTTCTAGGAGAGGAGCGACAAGCTGCAACATCAAACGCAgtcgcagacacaaacacctcGGCGACATCAGATGTTAACGTGTGTGATGCTACGCAAGGCAGGAAAGAGGTGGTGGAGCCGCCTCAAACACCCTCTGACTCATCGTCAGCGTATCCGCCCTACACCTCGCTGACAGCTGAAGAGCCGTTAACCTCGCATCCAATGTGTAAGGTGGGGAAAAACCTGAGGCTCAGCATCACCTTCCTGGGGGGGGCGATCTGTGTCTCCGTGGTGATGGCGGACCCCAGTTCCCTGTTCATCGTGGGACTTGTTTTGTCTGCACTCTTCTTTCTGATTGCGTCAGATTAG
- the LOC132463011 gene encoding protein phosphatase 1 regulatory subunit 3A-like isoform X2, protein MSFLTIPSQDGLFTTVKAGTSAEDGDSSTTCPADDDDEEEDDDEDDGSEEVNFIPRCSPIPRKRGQSIFDEADEYMRIQLSLPAARRRVAFADTTGGDLVDVREFVAFDSDQEEDPRYEAEAAHAREPTYRIHTEFHVATRSALAEAVQTHKVEVEMLSPIENEPLAFSGIVRVLNISYHKAVYIRSTMDHWATYFDHPAEYVQESSDGETDAFCFKLSFASPYDTHGSSIEFVVRYETSDGDFWANNSQLNYVVTLLVSYEDHLTPVNTDTKQELRGILKAPKFYSMDNDGQHMDEEDLSTSSQPQHVGPKPVCPVIIHPEIDLELIEASAAV, encoded by the exons ATGTCGTTCTTAACTATTCCAAGTCAAGATGGTCTTTTCACCACTGTGAAAGCAGGTACATCTGCCGAAGACGGAGACAGTAGCACTACGTGTCCagcggatgatgatgatgaggaggaggatgacgacgAAGACGATGGCAGCGAGGAAGTTAATTTCATCCCGAGATGCTCTCCTATCCCAAGGAAGCGAGGCCAATCGATATTTGATGAGGCGGACGAGTATATGCGTATACAGTTGTCTCTGCCTGCAGCCAGGAGAAGGGTAGCGTTCGCTGACACAACAGGTGGGGATCTGGTCGATGTAAGGGAATTTGTTGCCTTCGATTCTGATCAAGAAGAGGACCCAAGGTATGAAGCGGAGGCTGCACATGCAAGAGAGCCCACCtaccgcatacacacagaatTCCACGTGGCAACGAGAAGTGCCCTGGCAGAGGCTGTTCAAACACACAAGGTGGAAGTTGAAATGCTGTCCCCCATAGAGAACGAACCCCTTGCCTTCAGTGGGATCGTACGAGTGCTCAACATCTCCTACCATAAAGCGGTGTACATCAGGTCCACCATGGACCACTGGGCCACCTACTTCGATCATCCAGCTGAATATGTCCAGGAGTCAAGTGATGGAGAGACTGATGCGTTCTGTTTCAAGTTGTCCTTCGCCTCACCTTATGACACCCATGGTTCCAGCATTGAGTTTGTTGTTCGCTATGAAACCTCTGATGGGGACTTCTGGGCCAACAACTCACAGTTGAATTATGTGGTGACCCTCTTAGTGTCTTACGAAGATCATTTAACTCCAGTAAACACTGACACAAAACAAGAATTACGAGGGATCCTGAAAGCCCCTAAGTTTTACAG tATGGACAACGATGGACAACATATGGATGAAG AGGACCTGAGCACCTCCTCCCAACCACAGCATGTCGGGCCTAAACCTGTTTGCCCAGTTATCATTCATCCAGAGATCGACTTAGAG CTCATAGAAGCTTCTGCAGCGGTTTAG
- the tspy gene encoding testis specific protein Y-linked isoform X2, producing MSESVGCKQAPTKRCAPPEDESGPTPFKLPKVTDTSNEKPSTSQSCTSKEVERKETTGNGAITVGQGEPSSAKTDQTETHTSGTVEAHSSDLPGTINARGDGGGHECPPSTSTDQSDDSAAIAAAEALASLTAGAGEDSKKTSSSSNKVKRDERESKVKLGVRDSLKQSLKTLAAAADSSTSVHSVARGDVEDIPDTEEEDPGTTPASSSTPSSSLPSDNEDDEEDGECAIVSVKMAPEIRQSVTLLAQVQMRLETLEKKSVRLHQRLDMKMNRQRRPHLDQRRTITQSIPGFWVTALLNHPHLSAHIDETDEDALSYMIDLEIESFKNSKLGSRIRFHFRRNPYFQNNVIMKEVHVGMGGSPVSFSNPILWHRGQNLMVHSDPRNGDGVYQTFFSWFSDHSNPGRDDIAQILKDDLYRDPLRYYLTPLWEPRENGSSASGARAADNSNGDDCVVISDSDDDDDDDEQSDTGVGHSREQKEEEEEDEEEEEEEEEEEEEEEGEDKGQGSDYSDQEPREEEEEDSFGDKDEDVYVEDVEESPGDPKAKDQEDEEDIDVDEDERKD from the exons ATGAGTGAGTCGGTGGGGTGCAAGCAAGCACCAACAAAACGATGCGCGCCACCCGAGGATGAGAGTGGCCCTACCCCCTTCAAGCTTCCCAAAGTAACCGACACATCAAACGAAAAACCATCAACTTCACAAAGTTGCACGAGCAAGGAAGTCGAACGCAAAGAAACTACCGGTAATGGTGCGATTACGGTAGGCCAAGGGGAACCTTCTTCTGCAAAAACCGACCAGACGGAAACACACACGAGCGGTACCGTTGAAGCACATTCGTCGGATCTCCCGGGTACCATAAATGCacgaggagatggtggaggacaTGAGTGTCCTCCATCAACTTCCACGGACCAATCAGATGATTCAGCAGCTATCGCGGCTGCTGAGGCACTAGCCAGTCTAActgcaggagctggagaggaTAGTAAAAAAACCTCTTCATCATCCAATAAAGTGAAACGGGATGAAAGGGAGAGTAAAGTCAAACTTGGGGTTCGGGACTCCTTAAAGCAATCCTTAAAGACGCTGGCAGCTGCAGCAGACAGCTCCACCTCTGTGCACAGTGTGGCCAGAGGGGATGTGGAAGACATCCCAGATACAGAAGAGGAAGACCCCGGCACGacaccggcctcctcctccacgccaagctcctctctcccctccgacAACGAGGACGATGAAGAAGATGGCGAGTGCGCCATAGTCTCCGTCAAGATGGCCCCTGAGATCCGGCAGTCGGTGACCCTGCTGGCGCAGGTACAGATGAGGCTGGAGACCCTGGAGAAGAAGAGCGTCCGCCTTCATCAGAGGCTCGACATGAAGATGAACCGGCAGCGGCGGCCTCACCTGGACCAGCGTCGGACCATCACCCAGTCTATCCCGGGCTTCTGGGTCACCGCT CTGTTGAACCACCCGCATCTCTCCGCTCACATCGACGAGACCGATGAGGACGCACTCAGTTACATGATCGACCTCGAG ATCGAGTCTTTCAAGAACAGCAAACTGGGTTCCAGGATCCGCTTCCACTTCAGGAGGAACCCGTACTTCCAGAACAACGTCATCATGAAGGAGGTGCACGTCGGGATGGGAG GATCCCCGGTGTCCTTCTCCAACCCCATCCTCTGGCACCGTGGGCAGAACCTGATGGTGCACAGCGACCCCAGGAACGGCGATGGCGTCTACCAGACCTTCTTCAGCTGGTTCAGTGACCATAGCAACCCGGGCCGAGACGACATAGCGCAG ATACTTAAGGATGACCTTTACCGGGACCCCCTGAGGTACTACCTGACCCCTCTGTGGGAACCCCGCGAGAACGGCAG TAGTGCCAGCGGAGCGAGGGCGGCGGACAACAGCAACGGGGACGACTGCGTGGTGATCTCCGACTcggatgacgacgacgacgacgacgagcaGAGTGACACCGGAGTGGGTCACAGccgggagcagaaggaggaggaggaggaggatgaggaggaggaagaggaagaagaagaagaggaggaggaggaggagggagaagataAAGGACAAG GCTCCGACTACAGCGACCAGGAGccaagggaagaggaggaagaggattcGTTTGGTGATAAAGACGAAGATGTGTATGTGGAAGATGTAGAGGAGTCACCCGGGGACCCGAAGGCCAAagaccaggaggatgaggaggacatTGATGTCGACGAGGACGAGAGAAAAGATTGA